Below is a window of Methanocaldococcus jannaschii DSM 2661 DNA.
TTCAGCTAATTCATATCCTCTAATCTCTTCAAATCCAGGGTAGTTTTCTACAATACCAGCTTCAGCTATCCTACCTCCAGCATTTTCTTTTTCTATACATAGAGCATTTAACTTTCCCCTCATTGCATATATGCCAGCTGTTAATCCTCCAGGTCCAGCACCAATAATTATTGTGTCGTGAATCATTTTTTCACCCCATTTTTAATATTTTAATTTTATTTATAAAGATTTCTAAACACTCTTCGCAATTTTTGTTGCAACATATCGGAGAATTTAGGAATAAAAGGTTGTGATACAATGAGCATCCCCACTTTGTTCTTGTTCTATAGGTTAGTTTTTTTATTTCCTTCTCTATATCATTGTTTAAGTAAAATATCTCGTTCTCATTTCCTTCATTCATAATTGGTTTTAAGTTTAAAGTTGGAGGACTTCTAACAACAATTCCACTAACTTCTGAAATTTTGTTAGCTAATAACATCCCCTCAATACTTGAAACTGGCTCAACTATTGTAGAGTCATCTTTATTTATTGCTTCTGGAAGGAATGAAACTTTAATCCTCAACCAAGTTGATTCTTCAGGATTGTTTTTTATTATTTCTTTTCCTTTCTTTGAAATATTTGCATTTTCTAAGTAATATTTATAATGCTCATTACAAAGTTCTCTCAACCTTCTATCAAATGATTTTTTATGCGTTAGATAATATTTTGCCTTAACTTTCTTTTTGTAGTATTTTTTAAAGTTCTTTGCACTGAGTTTAGTTAATTTTAATGCCTCTTCAAAAGGTATGTTTGTCTTATATTCAACAAGTTTTGCATATTCGTAAGTTTCAATTATTATGTGGTTTTTATATCCCTTATTTGTCTCAATAGCCACTGATACATAATCTTCAAATGTTGGATGTCTTAAAAACATCTTCTTAACTTCTTCAAAATCTATATTAGGGTTGAGCTTTCTAATTTCCTTTGGTGTTAATAGGCAAGGTCCTGTTGTGATATTTTTTGAAATAAAATCTCCAACCATTCCCACAAATCTATAATAAGGCAAGGAAGTGAAGTCATAAGAAATTATTTTATTGAGCTTATACTTCTCAATAATCCTATTCCAAAATTGAGGGTAAGTGTGGTTATAATACTCCTCTCCAATATTGCAATTACAGTTGTGATAATTACATAATTTTAAATTCATTGATAAGCTCATAGCATCACCTTGATTGTGCCACATCTATACACTATTATTGACCTCCTCATATTTATATTTTACCCTAAATAGGACTTTCGCAGTTCATATATTTCATAATGCAGTTGGATGCCTTTAGGCATCAGTTCCTTAAAAAATTTTTATCTCTGCGAAAGTCCTATTAAAAATAAGTTTGGGGGATATCATGTTAATCATTTTAACAGGGCTGCCAGGGGTTGGGAAATCAACGTTTTCAAAGAATTTAGCAAAAATTTTGAGTAAAAACAACATTGATGTCATAGTTTTAGGAAGTGATTTGATTAGGGAGAGTTTTCCAGTATGGAAGGAGAAATATGAGGAGTTTATTAAAAAATCAACATACCGCTTAATAGACTCTGCTTTAAAAAACTATTGGGTTATTGTTGATGACACCAACTATTATAACTCAATGAGGAGAGATTTAATAAATATAGCCAAAAAATACAACAAAAACTATGCCATAATATATTTAAAAGCTTCTTTAGATGTTTTAATTAGAAGAAATATTGAGAGAGGGGAAAAAATACCAAACGAAGTGATTAAAAAGATGTATGAGAAATTTGATGAGCCAGGGAAGAAATATAAATGGGATGAGCCATTTTTAATAATAGATACAACAAAAGACATTGATTTTAATGAAATAGCTAAAAAATTAATTGAAAAAAGTAAGGAAATTCCTAAATTTTATGTTTTAGAGGAAAATAAAAATAAAAACAACAATATTTCTGATAAAATTGATAAGGAGACAAGAAAAATTGTAAGTGAATATATAAAATCTAAAAAATTAGATAAAGATAAAATTAAAGAGGTTGTAGAATTAAGAAAAGAATTTTTAAAGAAAATAAAAAAGATGGAAGAGGTTGATGCTGATAGGGTATTAAAAGAATTTAAAGATTTACTCAATAGCTATTGAACAGATGGATACCTTTAAATATCTCCAAAGATATAAGATATAAACGCAGAATACTACAACAAAATTGTGGGGATAGATATGTCAGAAGAAAAAGAAGTTAAAGAAATAAAAGTTGAGATTCCTAAAGAAATTGCTGATAAAATAGAGAAGATAACAAGTTTTTTAAATAGTT
It encodes the following:
- the pstK gene encoding L-seryl-tRNA(Sec) kinase, which gives rise to MLIILTGLPGVGKSTFSKNLAKILSKNNIDVIVLGSDLIRESFPVWKEKYEEFIKKSTYRLIDSALKNYWVIVDDTNYYNSMRRDLINIAKKYNKNYAIIYLKASLDVLIRRNIERGEKIPNEVIKKMYEKFDEPGKKYKWDEPFLIIDTTKDIDFNEIAKKLIEKSKEIPKFYVLEENKNKNNNISDKIDKETRKIVSEYIKSKKLDKDKIKEVVELRKEFLKKIKKMEEVDADRVLKEFKDLLNSY